A single window of Bacteroidota bacterium DNA harbors:
- the cobA gene encoding uroporphyrinogen-III C-methyltransferase, with protein sequence MKKEIYPKLTVVGAGPGDPELLTVKAINALSEADVVLYDALVNKEILKYAPIDALKIYVGKRSSKHTYTQEQINNLIVDFAFTHGRVVRLKGGDPFVFGRGSEEIQHAEAFNIETAIVPGISSSIGVPGASGIPVTHRGLSESFWVITATTQSGELSNDIYDAAKSNATVVVLMGLNKLPEIAEVFKSAGKITTPVAVIQNGTLPTENVAIGTIDTIAEEVKDLGIKSPAIIVIGEVVKLHKYYDLLVNEQNYVLN encoded by the coding sequence ATGAAAAAGGAAATATATCCAAAATTAACTGTAGTAGGTGCGGGTCCGGGCGATCCTGAATTATTAACCGTAAAAGCGATCAACGCTTTAAGTGAAGCAGATGTTGTGCTTTATGACGCTTTGGTCAACAAAGAAATATTAAAGTACGCGCCAATTGACGCGTTGAAAATTTATGTTGGGAAGAGAAGTAGCAAACACACGTATACACAAGAGCAAATTAATAACTTAATTGTTGATTTTGCTTTTACACACGGACGTGTAGTAAGATTAAAAGGCGGCGACCCATTTGTGTTCGGAAGAGGTAGTGAAGAAATCCAACACGCGGAAGCTTTTAATATTGAAACAGCCATTGTTCCCGGCATTTCCAGTTCTATTGGTGTTCCGGGAGCCAGCGGAATTCCGGTTACGCACAGAGGGCTGAGCGAAAGTTTTTGGGTGATTACAGCCACTACGCAAAGTGGAGAATTATCGAATGACATTTATGACGCTGCGAAATCAAACGCAACAGTTGTGGTGTTAATGGGATTGAATAAGCTTCCTGAAATTGCTGAGGTGTTTAAGTCTGCAGGTAAAATAACAACACCGGTGGCTGTTATTCAAAACGGCACCTTGCCAACAGAGAATGTTGCGATTGGAACCATTGACACAATTGCGGAGGAGGTAAAAGACTTAGGCATTAAGTCCCCGGCAATAATTGTAATCGGAGAAGTGGTTAAGCTGCACAAGTATTATGACCTATTGGTGAACGAACAAAACTATGTGTTGAACTAG
- a CDS encoding NAD(P)/FAD-dependent oxidoreductase encodes MITTDIAVIGAGPVGLFAIFEAGLLKMRCHLIDYLPQAGGQLSEIYPKKPIYDIPGYPTVLAQELVDNLLKQAEPFKPTFTLGERVEKLDKIAERDFILTTNMGTKINARAVIIAGGLGCFEPRKPEVEGLEKFENGKGVSYMVLDPEAYRNKKIVLAGGGDSALDWTIFLSNVASEVSLVHRSESFRGAPDSVNKVLKLAEEGKIKLHLNSNLSHVSGNEYLQEVGIVNAKSGEKHIVSVDNLIPLFGLSPKLGPIENWGLEIDKNAILVNTEDYRTNVEGVWAIGDINTYKNKLKLILCGFHEAALASHSIYKYLNPGVKYTMKYTTVNGVNEF; translated from the coding sequence ATGATTACAACAGATATAGCAGTTATCGGAGCAGGACCAGTTGGTCTCTTTGCCATCTTTGAAGCAGGCCTTTTAAAAATGCGCTGTCATTTAATTGATTATTTACCTCAGGCAGGCGGACAACTCTCGGAGATTTATCCGAAGAAACCCATTTATGATATTCCGGGTTATCCGACCGTTCTAGCTCAAGAGCTGGTAGATAATTTATTGAAGCAAGCAGAGCCTTTTAAACCAACTTTTACTTTGGGTGAAAGAGTTGAAAAGCTTGATAAAATCGCAGAGCGTGATTTTATTCTTACTACAAACATGGGAACTAAGATTAATGCACGTGCCGTTATCATAGCCGGAGGTTTAGGTTGTTTTGAGCCTCGTAAGCCGGAAGTAGAGGGTTTAGAAAAATTTGAAAACGGCAAAGGTGTTTCTTACATGGTTCTTGATCCGGAAGCGTATCGTAATAAAAAAATTGTTTTAGCTGGTGGCGGCGATAGCGCATTGGACTGGACTATTTTTTTATCAAACGTGGCAAGCGAAGTGAGTCTGGTACACCGCAGTGAATCTTTTCGCGGAGCACCGGATAGCGTAAATAAAGTATTAAAATTGGCCGAGGAAGGAAAAATAAAACTGCATTTAAACAGTAATTTATCGCACGTTTCAGGAAATGAATATTTACAGGAAGTTGGAATCGTAAATGCAAAATCGGGCGAGAAACATATAGTGAGTGTAGATAATCTAATTCCATTATTTGGTTTAAGTCCGAAACTCGGTCCTATAGAAAATTGGGGATTAGAGATTGATAAGAATGCCATTCTTGTGAATACAGAGGATTATCGTACAAATGTGGAAGGTGTTTGGGCCATTGGCGATATAAACACATACAAGAACAAGTTAAAGCTTATTCTTTGTGGATTTCATGAGGCGGCCTTAGCGAGTCACAGTATTTACAAATACTTGAATCCCGGCGTAAAATATACTATGAAATATACGACGGTGAACGGTGTAAATGAGTTCTGA
- a CDS encoding OsmC family protein, whose protein sequence is MKVNIKRLNDNFHMEARGENGEVLQMDGSPDIGGNNLGFRPMQMLLAAVGGCSSIDVILILKKQKQVIESFEVEVDGEKEKVEDHSVWKNIVLHFKIMGQVDYDKADRAVKLSMDKYCSVSKILQPTSNITYKLTVN, encoded by the coding sequence ATGAAAGTAAATATTAAACGATTAAATGATAATTTTCACATGGAAGCCCGTGGCGAAAACGGCGAAGTGTTACAAATGGATGGCTCACCCGATATTGGCGGCAATAATTTAGGATTTCGTCCGATGCAAATGTTACTGGCCGCTGTTGGCGGATGTAGTTCTATTGATGTCATTTTAATTTTAAAAAAGCAAAAGCAGGTGATAGAATCTTTTGAGGTGGAAGTAGACGGCGAAAAAGAAAAAGTAGAAGATCATTCTGTTTGGAAAAACATCGTGTTGCATTTTAAAATCATGGGCCAGGTAGATTATGACAAAGCGGATCGCGCGGTAAAATTATCAATGGATAAATATTGTTCAGTATCAAAAATTTTGCAACCAACATCAAACATTACTTATAAATTAACTGTGAATTAA
- the cysD gene encoding sulfate adenylyltransferase subunit CysD, which yields MSTQKDYLDQLEAEAIYILREVAGQFEKPALLFSGGKDSICLVYLALKAFRPGKFPFPLVHVDTGHNFPEALDYRDNLVTKLGENLIVRKVEDTIKAKKLQDAKGKFPSRNALQTYTLLDVIEEFEFDACIGGARRDEEKARAKERIFSVRDEFGQWDPKKQRPELWNIYNGKINKGENVRVFPISNWTELDVWNYIKRENIELPSIYFTHERECVITESGQLMANSHYLQLESTDKIVTKKVRYRTVGDMTCTAAVESEAHTLDDIINEIKEAKISERGATRMDDKISEAAMEDRKKGGYF from the coding sequence ATGAGCACACAAAAAGATTATTTAGATCAGTTAGAAGCGGAAGCGATTTACATTTTGCGCGAAGTGGCCGGACAATTTGAAAAGCCGGCTTTGTTATTCAGTGGCGGAAAAGACAGTATTTGTTTAGTGTATTTAGCATTAAAAGCTTTTCGTCCCGGAAAATTTCCTTTTCCTTTAGTGCACGTAGACACAGGTCATAACTTTCCTGAGGCGCTGGATTATAGAGATAATTTAGTAACTAAGTTGGGCGAGAACTTAATTGTTAGAAAAGTTGAAGACACCATTAAAGCTAAAAAGTTACAAGATGCCAAAGGAAAATTTCCAAGCCGGAATGCTTTGCAAACATATACGTTGTTAGATGTGATTGAAGAATTTGAATTTGATGCTTGTATCGGTGGGGCTCGTCGCGATGAAGAAAAAGCAAGAGCCAAGGAAAGAATATTTTCAGTACGTGATGAGTTTGGTCAGTGGGATCCTAAAAAGCAACGTCCGGAATTGTGGAATATATATAACGGAAAAATCAATAAGGGTGAAAACGTGCGCGTATTTCCGATTAGCAATTGGACAGAGCTCGATGTTTGGAATTATATCAAGCGCGAGAACATAGAATTGCCAAGCATTTATTTTACGCATGAGCGCGAGTGTGTAATAACTGAAAGCGGACAGCTCATGGCTAATTCACACTATTTGCAATTAGAATCTACAGACAAAATTGTAACAAAGAAAGTACGTTACAGAACTGTAGGTGATATGACCTGTACGGCCGCCGTAGAAAGCGAAGCACATACTTTAGACGACATCATCAACGAAATTAAAGAAGCAAAAATAAGTGAGCGCGGCGCAACGCGAATGGACGACAAAATAAGCGAAGCGGCAATGGAAGACCGCAAGAAAGGAGGATATTTTTAA
- a CDS encoding deoxyribodipyrimidine photo-lyase produces the protein MKETVGIFWFRRDLRLNDNAGLFHALKSGYKVLPVFVFDTDILNKLENKKDRRVDYIHQAVEKLSEDLKELNSGIKVYNGEVGTAFKDLIKKYSIHAVYTNHDYEPNAIERDEEIKLLLQNSGIEFHTFKDQCIFEKSEVVKDDGTPYSVFTPYSKKWKQKFTGFYAKAYPNKKHFKNFLSFKAEPIPSLRQIGFEKTDLSLQLPKIDTLLLKKYKEQRDFPAIHGTSRISMHLRFGTISIREMVRLAINNSETWLNELIWRDFYMMILSHFPHIVNGAFKKEYNNIEWRHDEKSFLKWCNGETGFPIVDAGMRELNATGFMHNRVRMITASFLVKDLLIDYKWGEAYFAEKLNDFDLSANNGGWQWAAGCGVDAAPYFRIFNPTEQQKRFDPDFAYIKKWIPEFGTDKYPKPIVDHAAARTRTLDVYKKSLSEIRQLTLL, from the coding sequence ATGAAAGAGACCGTCGGCATATTTTGGTTCAGAAGAGATTTACGTTTAAACGACAACGCAGGCTTGTTTCATGCGCTCAAATCGGGTTATAAAGTGCTGCCGGTTTTTGTTTTTGATACAGACATACTTAATAAACTCGAAAATAAAAAAGACAGAAGGGTAGACTACATTCATCAAGCCGTAGAAAAACTGAGTGAAGATTTAAAAGAACTGAATTCAGGAATTAAAGTCTATAACGGTGAGGTCGGTACGGCATTTAAAGACTTAATCAAAAAATATTCCATTCATGCTGTTTATACCAATCACGATTATGAACCGAATGCCATTGAACGTGATGAGGAGATTAAACTTCTGTTGCAAAACAGCGGAATAGAATTTCATACATTTAAAGACCAATGCATATTTGAAAAAAGTGAAGTGGTGAAAGATGACGGAACGCCTTATTCTGTTTTCACGCCCTACAGTAAAAAATGGAAGCAAAAATTTACCGGCTTCTATGCAAAAGCCTATCCGAACAAAAAACACTTCAAAAACTTTTTGAGTTTCAAAGCTGAACCCATTCCTAGTTTAAGACAAATTGGTTTCGAGAAAACAGATTTATCATTGCAATTACCAAAAATTGACACACTACTTCTCAAAAAATATAAGGAGCAAAGAGATTTTCCTGCCATCCATGGAACATCCCGTATCAGTATGCATTTAAGATTCGGGACAATAAGTATCCGTGAAATGGTGAGGCTCGCCATCAATAACAGCGAAACCTGGTTGAACGAGTTAATCTGGAGAGATTTTTACATGATGATTTTATCGCATTTTCCTCATATTGTTAATGGCGCTTTTAAGAAAGAGTACAACAATATTGAATGGCGACATGATGAAAAATCGTTTTTAAAATGGTGTAATGGTGAAACAGGATTTCCTATTGTAGACGCAGGCATGCGTGAATTGAACGCAACAGGTTTTATGCACAACCGCGTGCGCATGATTACCGCGAGCTTTTTAGTTAAAGATTTATTGATTGATTATAAATGGGGAGAGGCGTATTTCGCTGAAAAACTCAATGATTTTGATTTAAGCGCGAATAACGGTGGATGGCAATGGGCAGCAGGATGCGGCGTGGATGCCGCGCCTTACTTCAGAATATTTAATCCAACAGAGCAACAAAAACGCTTTGATCCTGATTTTGCTTATATCAAAAAATGGATCCCCGAATTTGGTACTGATAAATATCCCAAACCTATTGTGGATCATGCTGCCGCTAGAACCCGTACATTAGATGTGTATAAAAAATCATTGTCCGAAATCAGACAGCTGACTTTGCTTTAA
- a CDS encoding aminotransferase class I/II-fold pyridoxal phosphate-dependent enzyme, which yields MEKKHFETNAIRAQLERSENNEHSVPVYLTSSFVFDTAEDMRAAFNEETDAHIYSRYTNPNNSEFVNKVCLLEGAEAGVAMASGMAAIYTTFMALLKSGDHVVSCSSVFGATHALFTKYFPKLNISYSYFNINNPNDIEKLIKPETRFIYLETPTNPAIELMDLEFVAAVAKKHKVLLIVDNCFASPYLQQPIKWGADLVVHSATKYMDGQGRVLGGVVVGKADLIKEIYLYGRLTGPSLSPFNAWVLSKSLETLALRMERHCENALYVAEALEKNAALENVSYPFLKSHPHHHIAKKQMKLGGGIITITVKGGYEAAKKFLDKLQMIKISPNLGDARSIATHPASSTHCKLSEEERLSVGITPGLIRISIGLENKEDILNDIQQALK from the coding sequence ATGGAAAAGAAACACTTTGAAACCAATGCCATTCGTGCACAGTTAGAACGTAGTGAAAATAATGAGCACTCTGTTCCGGTTTATTTAACCAGTAGTTTTGTGTTTGATACGGCAGAAGACATGCGTGCAGCTTTTAATGAAGAAACCGATGCGCATATTTATTCGCGTTATACAAATCCAAATAACAGCGAGTTTGTCAATAAGGTTTGTTTATTAGAAGGTGCTGAAGCCGGCGTTGCAATGGCTTCCGGAATGGCCGCAATATATACAACGTTTATGGCCTTGCTAAAATCAGGAGACCATGTTGTTTCTTGTTCTTCTGTGTTTGGCGCTACACACGCGCTATTCACAAAATATTTTCCTAAGCTCAATATTTCGTATTCTTATTTTAATATTAATAACCCAAACGATATTGAGAAACTCATTAAACCTGAGACGCGATTTATTTATCTGGAAACGCCTACAAATCCGGCCATCGAATTAATGGATTTGGAATTTGTAGCTGCAGTAGCTAAAAAGCATAAAGTACTTTTAATCGTTGATAATTGTTTTGCCTCGCCGTATTTGCAACAGCCCATTAAATGGGGCGCTGATTTGGTTGTGCATTCTGCAACAAAATATATGGACGGACAAGGTCGTGTGTTAGGTGGAGTTGTTGTGGGTAAAGCGGATTTGATAAAGGAAATTTATTTATACGGCCGTTTAACCGGTCCTTCATTAAGTCCGTTTAACGCATGGGTATTAAGTAAAAGTTTAGAAACATTGGCACTTCGCATGGAGCGTCATTGCGAGAACGCTTTATATGTAGCGGAAGCTTTGGAAAAGAATGCTGCCTTGGAAAACGTATCCTATCCGTTTTTAAAATCACACCCTCATCATCACATTGCAAAAAAGCAAATGAAATTGGGAGGAGGAATAATCACAATAACAGTTAAAGGCGGCTACGAAGCAGCGAAGAAGTTTTTAGACAAATTACAAATGATAAAAATATCTCCTAACCTTGGTGATGCACGAAGTATTGCAACGCATCCTGCTTCTTCCACACATTGTAAGTTAAGCGAAGAGGAGCGTTTATCAGTTGGCATTACGCCCGGATTAATCCGTATCTCTATCGGTTTGGAAAACAAGGAAGATATTTTAAACGACATTCAACAAGCATTAAAATAA
- a CDS encoding GTP-binding protein: MELLRFFTAGNVDDGKSTLIGRLLYDSKSISTDIIETLTKQSKTTGVNADIDLALLTDGLRAEREQGITIDVAYKYFSTDKRKFIIADTPGHIQYTRNMFTGASNADLAIILVDARNGITDQTKRHSIISSILGIPHVLVCINKMDLVDYSEEVYKKIEADYLSFAKPLNLKEITFIPASALAGDNVVHASEKMKWYKGKPLLQFLEEVTIHEANKSESSRFQVQYVIRPQTDDLHDYRGYAGKVSSGIYKKGQKVIVLPSGIETTIDKIEKHQKEIEVAEVDDPIIIHLKDDVDISRGSTIVPNEQLPKTEKEITTTLCWMDNAAFVPGQKLLLQQNSFRTKAIVKEIQSHIDIHTFEQKESDGGMKLNDICKVLIKTAEAISFDSYKENRSSGSFILINENTNNTVAAGTID, from the coding sequence ATGGAATTATTAAGGTTTTTCACAGCAGGAAATGTAGATGACGGAAAAAGCACTTTGATTGGAAGATTATTATACGACAGCAAATCCATCTCAACCGACATCATCGAAACATTAACGAAGCAAAGTAAAACTACGGGCGTTAATGCTGATATAGATTTAGCATTATTAACGGATGGTTTGCGTGCCGAGCGTGAACAGGGCATCACCATTGATGTGGCTTATAAATATTTCAGTACCGATAAACGGAAATTTATTATAGCCGATACTCCCGGACATATTCAATATACGCGTAATATGTTTACCGGCGCATCCAACGCGGATCTTGCCATTATATTAGTGGATGCAAGAAACGGAATTACGGATCAAACCAAGCGCCACAGTATTATTTCTTCTATTCTGGGAATTCCTCATGTATTGGTGTGCATTAATAAAATGGACTTGGTTGATTATTCTGAAGAGGTGTATAAAAAAATCGAAGCTGATTATTTAAGCTTTGCGAAACCATTAAACCTAAAGGAAATTACTTTTATTCCTGCCAGCGCATTGGCGGGAGATAATGTGGTGCATGCTTCTGAGAAAATGAAATGGTATAAGGGGAAACCTTTATTACAGTTTTTGGAGGAAGTAACTATACATGAAGCAAACAAAAGTGAATCTTCGCGCTTTCAGGTACAATACGTTATTCGTCCGCAAACCGACGACTTGCACGATTACCGCGGATACGCAGGAAAAGTTTCGAGTGGCATTTATAAGAAAGGTCAAAAGGTAATTGTTCTTCCTTCAGGAATCGAAACTACGATTGATAAAATTGAAAAGCATCAGAAAGAAATTGAAGTTGCTGAAGTAGACGATCCGATTATCATTCATTTAAAAGATGATGTAGATATTAGCAGAGGCAGTACGATTGTTCCTAATGAGCAATTACCAAAAACAGAAAAAGAAATCACAACCACTTTATGTTGGATGGATAATGCCGCCTTCGTACCAGGTCAAAAATTACTGTTGCAGCAAAATAGTTTTCGCACAAAAGCAATTGTGAAAGAAATCCAATCACACATTGACATACATACTTTCGAGCAAAAGGAAAGTGATGGCGGTATGAAACTCAATGATATTTGTAAAGTGTTAATCAAAACGGCTGAAGCAATTAGCTTTGACAGCTATAAAGAAAACCGTTCTTCGGGTTCTTTTATTCTGATTAACGAAAACACTAACAACACCGTTGCGGCGGGAACCATTGATTAA
- a CDS encoding phosphoadenylyl-sulfate reductase: MNRVKEIEELIKGKNAEDILKTIAALHNERIVFSTSLSYEDQVITHFIFTHDLNISVFTLDTGRLFPETYSVLSSTLNRYKKPIHVFSPATAKVEELVTKKGPFSFYDSVENRKECCFIRKVEPLKRALQGKTIWITGIRAEHSEGRNDMPIVEWDESNQIIKIHPLLNWSMEDVKKVIKQFNIPYNPLHDKGFISIGCQPCTRAIKEGENFRAGRWWWEDNSKKECGLHS; encoded by the coding sequence ATGAACAGAGTAAAAGAAATAGAAGAGTTAATAAAAGGAAAGAATGCAGAAGACATTCTCAAAACCATTGCTGCATTGCATAATGAGAGAATAGTGTTTTCTACCAGCTTGAGTTACGAAGACCAGGTGATAACGCATTTTATTTTTACTCATGATTTAAATATTTCTGTTTTTACTTTAGACACAGGACGATTATTTCCTGAGACGTATTCGGTTTTAAGCAGCACACTCAACCGCTATAAAAAACCAATTCACGTATTTTCTCCTGCAACAGCTAAAGTGGAAGAGCTGGTGACAAAAAAAGGACCATTCAGTTTTTATGATAGTGTGGAGAATAGAAAAGAGTGTTGCTTCATCCGAAAAGTAGAACCTTTGAAGAGAGCTTTGCAAGGGAAAACAATTTGGATAACAGGAATTCGTGCAGAGCATTCAGAAGGAAGGAACGATATGCCAATAGTAGAGTGGGATGAAAGCAATCAGATTATTAAAATACATCCGTTATTAAATTGGAGTATGGAGGATGTAAAAAAAGTAATTAAACAATTTAATATCCCATACAATCCTCTACATGATAAAGGGTTTATCAGCATCGGTTGTCAGCCTTGTACCCGAGCAATAAAAGAAGGAGAAAATTTCAGGGCAGGAAGATGGTGGTGGGAAGATAATTCAAAAAAGGAATGCGGATTACACAGTTAG
- a CDS encoding TSUP family transporter: protein MSVEVNNKLFPVFLKLENFRALIIGGGKVAHEKVTAVINNSPATKIKLVGTHVSDEIKKLAHTNSNLEIHQRSFVESDLENTDLLISAINNKETSLQIKQLAQAKGILANVADTPEQCDFYLGSIVQKGNVKIAISTNGKSPTLAKRLRETFDESLPNEINDAVENLVEIRKYLEGDFSEKVKQLNEITSVLTKESIHVKPKISKQRIWIYSLTAPVLILVGYLLYHFLPPQLINDYAVTLVSNIHSDILIFILAGFTAQMIDGALGMAYGVTATSFLLSAGVPPAASSASVHASEVFTSGVSGLMHLKFGNVNTKLFRNLLLPGVLGAILGAYILTSFEEYNYIIKPLVSIYTLILGLLIIFKALKKDKVREKIKRIFPLAAVGGFLDSIGGGGWGPIVSSTLIAGGRNAKYAIGSANLTEFFVSLASSITFFTLIGLTHWYIIVGLIIGGVIAAPIAAYLANKIPTKAIMILVGVVVIIVSLKRLFF, encoded by the coding sequence ATGAGTGTAGAAGTAAATAACAAATTATTCCCTGTATTTCTAAAGCTTGAAAACTTTAGGGCGCTTATTATTGGCGGAGGAAAAGTGGCGCATGAAAAAGTAACCGCGGTCATCAATAATAGTCCTGCTACAAAAATAAAATTAGTGGGAACACACGTGAGTGATGAAATTAAAAAATTGGCGCACACGAATTCTAACCTCGAAATACATCAGCGTTCATTTGTAGAATCTGATTTGGAAAACACCGACCTCTTGATTTCAGCCATTAACAATAAAGAAACCAGTTTGCAAATAAAACAACTGGCACAAGCAAAAGGAATTCTTGCGAACGTGGCCGACACACCGGAGCAATGTGATTTTTACTTAGGCTCCATTGTACAGAAAGGAAATGTAAAAATTGCCATTTCCACCAATGGTAAATCACCAACCTTGGCGAAGCGTTTGCGCGAAACATTTGATGAATCACTTCCAAACGAGATTAATGATGCCGTTGAAAACTTAGTCGAAATCAGAAAATATTTGGAGGGTGATTTTTCTGAAAAAGTAAAGCAGTTGAATGAAATAACATCCGTTTTAACCAAGGAGAGCATTCATGTAAAACCAAAAATCAGCAAGCAAAGAATCTGGATTTATAGTTTAACGGCTCCTGTATTAATTTTGGTTGGATATTTGCTTTATCATTTTTTACCGCCGCAATTAATAAACGACTACGCAGTTACCTTAGTTAGTAACATTCATTCCGATATTTTGATTTTTATCCTGGCAGGATTTACAGCGCAGATGATTGATGGTGCATTAGGCATGGCATACGGCGTAACTGCCACATCTTTTCTTTTATCCGCAGGAGTTCCTCCCGCTGCCTCAAGTGCAAGCGTGCACGCATCTGAAGTTTTCACGAGCGGTGTTTCCGGACTCATGCACTTAAAGTTTGGTAATGTGAACACAAAATTGTTTCGCAATTTATTATTACCCGGTGTGCTTGGCGCTATTTTAGGCGCGTACATTTTAACCTCTTTTGAAGAATACAATTACATCATCAAGCCTCTTGTTTCTATTTACACATTGATTTTGGGTTTGCTGATTATTTTTAAAGCATTGAAAAAGGACAAAGTGCGCGAAAAGATTAAACGTATCTTTCCTTTAGCAGCGGTGGGTGGATTTTTGGATTCAATTGGCGGCGGCGGTTGGGGGCCCATCGTTTCATCCACATTAATCGCCGGCGGAAGAAACGCAAAGTATGCCATAGGTTCTGCGAACCTTACGGAGTTTTTTGTTTCACTCGCGAGCTCGATTACATTTTTCACACTCATTGGATTAACCCATTGGTATATAATTGTCGGATTAATTATTGGTGGAGTAATAGCAGCGCCAATTGCCGCTTATCTCGCCAATAAAATTCCTACCAAAGCCATCATGATATTGGTTGGGGTAGTGGTGATAATAGTTAGTTTAAAACGTTTATTTTTTTAA